One genomic window of Panicum hallii strain FIL2 chromosome 6, PHallii_v3.1, whole genome shotgun sequence includes the following:
- the LOC112897135 gene encoding glucose-6-phosphate/phosphate translocator 2, chloroplastic-like, with the protein MIPSVRLSPAPAAFSGFSLRSKSASIPSIASLKPSKYVVSSLRPLYLAPLDGPRTAELKPRRQPLEFRCAASAADDKESKAEVVPVQSEGAQRLKISIYFATWWALNVIFNIYNKKVLNAFPYPWLTSTLSLACGSAMMLFSWATRLVEAPKTDLDFWKVLFPVAVAHTIGHVAATVSMSKVAVSFTHIIKSAEPAFSVLVSRFLLGETFPVPVYLSLLPIIGGCALAAVTELNFNMVGFMGAMISNLAFVFRNIFSKRGMKGKSVSGMNYYACLSIMSLVILTPFAIAMEGPQMWAAGWQKALAEVGPNVIWWVAAQSVFYHLYNQVSYMSLDQISPLTFSIGNTMKRISVIVSSIIIFHTPVRPVNALGAAIAILGTFLYSQAKA; encoded by the exons ATGATACCTTCTGTGAGGCTCTCTCCTGCCCCTGCAGCCTTCTCAGGCTTCAGCCTGCGCTCAAAATCAGCTTCAATTCCATCCATCGCCAGTCTCAAACCCTCAAAATATGTGGTATCCTCCCTCAGACCACTCTACCTTGCACCGTTAGATGGTCCGCGCACTGCCGAGCTTAAGCCTCGGAGGCAGCCACTTGAGTTCCGGTGCGCAGCTTCTGCTGCTGATGACAAAGAGTCCAAGGCTGAGGTGGTGCCGGTACAGTCGGAAGGTGCACAGAGGCTAAAAATCTCCATCTATTTCGCGACCTGGTGGGCGCTCAATGTGATATTTAACATTTACAACAAGAAGGTTCTCAATGCTTTCCCGTACCCCTGGCTCACCTCCACACTCTCCCTTGCCTGCGGCTCTGCAATGATGCTTTTCTCATGGGCCACCCGCCTTGTTGAGGCCCCCAAGACCGACCTAGATTTCTGGAAAGTTCTTTTCCCG GTTGCTGTGGCACATACAATTGGCCATGTTGCTGCAACGGTCAGCATGTCCAAGGTGGCGGTGTCATTCACGCACATAATTAAAAGTGCAGAACCTGCGTTCAGTGTTTTGGTGTCGAGGTTCCTCCTTGGAGAGACATTCCCAGTTCCAGTCtatctttctcttcttccaaTCATTGGTGGATGTGCTCTAGCTGCTGTCACAGAGCTGAACTTTAATATGGTTG GATTTATGGGTGCTATGATATCCAACCTTGCATTTGTTTTCCGCAACATCTTCTCAAAGAGGGGCATGAAGGGGAAGTCCGTCAGTGGCATGAATTACTATGCTTGCCTGTCAATAATGTCCCTTGTCATACTGACTCCATTTGCTATTGCTATGGAAGGCCCCCAAATGTGGGCTGCTGGTTGGCAAAAGGCTCTTGCAGAAGTTGGCCCCAATGTTATCTG GTGGGTTGCTGCTCAGAGCGTGTTCTACCACTTGTATAACCAGGTGTCCTACATGTCTCTTGATCAGATTTCTCCATTGACGTTTAGCATTGGCAATACAATGAAGCGAATATCAGTGATTGTTTCGTCAATCATCATCTTCCACACACCTGTCCGCCCTGTCAATGCCCTAGGAGCTGCCATAGCCATCCTTGGCACATTCCTGTACTCTCAG GCGAAGGCATGA
- the LOC112898029 gene encoding CRS2-associated factor 2, mitochondrial, with protein MFLSRKLLLPWRRPNQGAQALAGRLLRSSSSLSDPDDDPPFTRIPKRLPRAPSPSPPKPKALAGKIRPDEPDHSDLPFDFRYSYSETDPAWRPIGFREPTRFSPFGPGRLDRPWDGVAAARGGGDGEGGERSREEVLGEPLSEEEVAELVERYRHSDCSRQINLGKGGVTHNMLDDIHNHWKRAEAVRIKCLGVPTLDMDNICFHLEDKTGGKIIYRNINILILHRGRNYDPKQRPAIPLMLWKPLAPIYSRLVQNVAEGLTFEETKELRNRGLSSPPLTKLTRNGVYVNVVDKVREAFKTVEVVRLDCSHVGTSDCKKIGVKLRDLVPCVPILFKDEQIILWRGKVKQEHSASDQCNSRPQ; from the exons ATGTTTCTTTCTCGCAAGCTTCTCCTCCCATGGCGGCGCCCCAACCAGGGCGCCCAGGCTCTGGCCGGCCGCCTCCTGCGCTCCTCCTCATCCCTCTCCGACCCCGACGACGATCCACCGTTCACGCGGATCCCTAAGCGCCTTCCTCGAGCgccctcgccatcgccgccgaaGCCTAAGGCTCTAGCGGGCAAGATCAGACCCGACGAGCCTGACCACTCCGACCTTCCCTTCGACTTCCGGTACTCGTATTCGGAGACGGACCCGGCGTGGAGGCCCATCGGGTTCCGCGAGCCCACCCGGTTCTCGCCCTTCGGCCCCGGCCGTCTCGACCGGCCCTGGGACGGTGTCGCCGCGGCGCGAGGGGGTGGGGATGGAGAAGGAGGTGAGAGGAGCAGGGAGGAGGTTCTTGGGGAACCGCTgtcggaggaggaggtggcggagctggtggagaGGTACCGGCACAGCGACTGCTCACGGCAGATCAATTTGG GGAAAGGAGGTGTAACGCACAATATGCTTGATGACATTCACAACCACTGGAAACGTGCAGAAGCTGTGAGGATCAAATGTCTTGGAGTGCCAACACTTGACATGGACAACATATGCTTCCATCTCGAG GATAAAACAGGTGGCAAAATCATATACCGCAACATAAACATCCTCATACTACATCGTGGTCGGAACTATGATCCAAAACAGAGGCCTGCCATACCATTGATGTTGTGGAAACCATTAGCTCCGATTTATTCTAGGCTTGTGCAAAATGTTGCTGAAGGGTTGACTTTCGAGGAAACAAAAGAATTGAGGAACAGAGGATTGAGTTCTCCACCGCTTACGAAACTGA CTAGGAATGGTGTCTATGTTAATGTTGTTGATAAAGTGAGAGAGGCCTTTAAGACTGTGGAAGTTGTCAGACTAGATTGCTCTCATGTCGGTACTAGTGACTGCAAGAAAATTGGTGTGAAGCTGAGG GATTTGGTCCCCTGTGTTCCCATATTATTTAAAGATGAACAAATTATACTCTGGAGAGGGAAGGTTAAACAGGAGCATTCTGCTTCAGATCAATGCAATTCCAGACCACAATGA
- the LOC112898030 gene encoding fatty acid desaturase 4, chloroplastic-like translates to MYTLTPRCHLPPLRRSPPPCQVASTTTTTSPPSLSAPSRADPDELRSTWPQRAWTLAGSAAILSSLSTSASLVATGSDSPAWPLAAALAAYSLADLATGVYHWFVDNYGDASTPVFGSQIAAFQGHHRYPSTITRREPCNNLHALARAAGLALAPADAALSASGAPAAAHAFAGAFAACVVLSQQFHAWAHEKRRRLPPGVEALQDAGVLVSRAQHAAHHRQPYNTNYCIVSGMWNGVLDRYRVFEALEMVVYFRTGIRPRSWDDTDASWMEVTGADVAATATAGDDGSLVQTASISSD, encoded by the coding sequence ATGTATACCCTCACCCCGCGCTGCCACCTCCCGCCGCTCcgccggtcgccgccgccgtgccaggtcgcctcgacgacgacgacgacgtcgcCGCCATCGCTGTCCGCCCCGTCCCGCGCCGACCCGGACGAGCTGCGTTCGACGTGGCCGCAGCGCGCGTGGACGCTGGCGGGCTCGGCCGCGAtcctctcctccctctccaCGTCCGCCTCCCTCGTGGCCACGGGCTCGGACTCCCCCGCATGGCCGCTCGCCGCGGCGCTGGCCGCCTACTCCCTCGCCGACCTCGCCACGGGCGTCTACCACTGGTTCGTCGACAACTACGGCGACGCCTCCACGCCCGTGTTCGGCTCCCAGATCGCCGCGTTCCAGGGCCACCACCGCTACCCGTCCACCATCACGCGCCGGGAGCCCTGCAACAACCTGCAcgcgctcgcgcgcgccgccgggctcgcgctcgcccccgcCGACGCCGCGCTCTCCGCCTCGGGAGCCCCCGCGGCCGCGCACGCCTTCGCCGGCGCCTTCGCGGCCTGCGTCGTGCTCAGCCAGCAGTTCCACGCGTGGGCGCACGAGAAGCGCCGCAGGCTGCCGCCCGGCGTCGAGGCGCTGCAGGACGCCGGCGTGCTCGTGTCGCGCGCGCAGCACGCCGCGCACCACCGCCAGCCGTACAACACCAACTATTGCATCGTCAGCGGCATGTGGAACGGGGTGCTGGACAGGTACAGGGTGTTCGAGGCGCTGGAGATGGTCGTCTACTTCCGCACCGGTATCCGGCCGCGGTCGTGGGACGATACCGACGCCTCGTGGATGGAGGTCACCGGAGCCGATGTCGCCGCCACAGCAACCGCCGGCGATGATGGTTCGTTAGTACAGACGGCGAGCATCAGCTCTGACTAA